The following are encoded together in the Lathyrus oleraceus cultivar Zhongwan6 chromosome 3, CAAS_Psat_ZW6_1.0, whole genome shotgun sequence genome:
- the LOC127131476 gene encoding uncharacterized protein LOC127131476: MDNVMAQATQTLLGFHNGRADEFCEIGKFQKNNPPTFKGIYDPEGAYISIQKIDKFFRVIACTDEHKVFLRTHMLYKEDKYWLDNAHQILEETCTIITLENLKKDFLEKYFLADVCNHKEFEFLELKQGNMIMTDYATKFEKLSRFCPLYNGDGSEGSKCVTFESGMCLEIKQFIGYQEIIHFQC; the protein is encoded by the coding sequence ATGGATAATGTTATGGCTCAAGCTACTCAAACTTTGTTAGGTTTCCATAATGGTAGAGCTGATGAATTCTGTGAAATAGGGAAGTTTCAGAAAAATAATCCACCTACATTCAAGGGAATATATGATCCTGAAGGTGCTTATATTTCGATTCAAAAGATTGATAAATTTTTTAGAGTTATTGCATGTACTGATGAACATAAGGTATTCTTGAGAACCCATATGCTATATAAAGAGGATAAATATTGGTTGGATAATGCTCACCAAATATTGGAGGAAACATGTACTATTATTACTTTGGAGAATTTAAAGAAAGACTTCTTAGAGAAGTATTTCTTGGCAGATGTTTGTAACCATAAGGAGTTTGAGTTCTTGGAGCTGAAGCAAGGTAACATGATTATGACTGACTATGCAACCAAATTTGAAAAACTATCTAGGTTTTGTCCCCTCTACAATGGTGATGGTTCTGAAGGTTCCAAGTGTGTAACATTTGAAAGTGGTATGTGTCTTGAGATCAAGCAGTTTATTGGTTATCAAGAGATTATCCATTTTCAGTGCTAG